Part of the Bacillus sp. N1-1 genome, AACGCGGTCCTGACTCTTTTCTTGCGAGAAAAGAGAGTGCGGCACGTTTGGTAAAAGAAGTTGGCATGGGCGATCAGCTTGTCCCCAATTCGACTGGGCAAGCTTTTGTATTAAATAACGATCAGCTCTATCCAATACCGGGTGGAGCTGTGATGGGAATCCCAACTGAACTTTCACCATTTATATCGACTAAATTATTTAGCTTAAAAGGCAAATCGAGAGCAGCAGGAGATTTAATTCTTCCAAGAGCGGATAATGGAGATGCAGATCAATCGCTAGGATTATTCTTCAGAAGACGACTTGGAAATGAAGTTGTAGAGAATTTAATTGAACCGTTATTGTCAGGCATCTATGCAGGCGATATCGATAAATTAAGCTTGATGTCTACCTTCCCGCAATTCTCAGAAGTGGAAAAGAAGTACCGTAGCTTGATATTAGGTATGAAAAAGACAACGCCACCTTCTAGAAGAAGTACTGGTAAGAAAAAGCCGGCATTTTTAACGGTTAAATCAGGGTTACAGTCCTTTGTAAGAACCCTCGAAGAACAGTTAACAGATGTTCACATTCGAAAAAGTGTTAAGGTGGATCAAATACAGAGAAACCAGGACTCATATTCGCTTCTGACAACGAGCGGAGAAGAATTAATGGCTGATTCAATCATCATTACAACGCCGCATCAGCAAGTTTTTCACATGTTGAGAGAGCACGAAGAAGTCGCTCCATTGCAAGAAATGCCTTCTACAACAGTGGCTACAGTTGCAATGGCCTTTCCAGAAGAAGCGATCAAAAAGGCGATGGACGGTACAGGGTTCGTCGTATCTCGAAATGCTGATTACACCATTACAGCTTGTACTTGGACTCATCGGAAGTGGGAACACGCTGCACCAAAAGGAAAAGTTCTTCTTCGTTGTTATGTGGGAAGAGCTGGGAAAGAAGAAATCGTCGACAAGAGTGATGAAGAAATTGTACAGACGGTTTTAAACGACCTAAATCAAATTATGGAGATTGAAGGGCATCCTGAGTTTTATCGTATCACAAGGTGGAGACAGTCGATGCCGCAATATGAAGTCGGTCACCGTGAAAGAATCGATCAGGTAATAAAAGGCATCCAACAGAAAATGCCGGGTGTATTTCTGGCAGGTGCATCTTATAATGGAGTTGGCCTTCCTGACTGTATTGACCAAGGCGAGGAAGCTGTTACTTCTGTACAAAACTATTTGAAATAAGATTAAGGGCACATCCATTAGATGTGTCCTTAAATGTGTCGTATTCTAAATTCTTCGCCGTCTCAACCTGGAATGATTATCTAATTTTGTTAGTGTAGAAAGAGGTCTAGTGGTAGAATGTAAATGGCAACAATTAGTATCAAAGGAGAAATAATCATGTTAGAGATGGCAAGACCTTTACTTGTTAATATTGCAATGCTCTTCTCAGTGTTATTTATCTGGAATATGGTCATGCCATTTACGAGAGCAAGCTCAATTAATTTAAAAGAAAAATTAATATACGGAGCAATCAGTTCAGTGATGGCGTTGCTTTGTATGCTTTTCCCACTGGAGAAATTCGGAGATACTGTATTTGATTTACGAGTTGTTCCTCTCATTCTCGTCACTCTCTATGGAGGTAAGCTTCCGGGGATAATTTGTACGCTTACGATTTCTACTGGCCGATTATGGATGGGCGGCGAGAATGCATGGGTGGGTGTATTAATCGCGGTTATTGGGTTTATCATTGCTAGTGGTTTTGGCCCTTATTTCCGTAAGTCTATTCGAAAGTGGAAGGGGATTCTATTTACAGGTGGAGTTTTTATCCTTTCTTATATCGTGATTCTGATTCTATTCTTAGACCCGTTACAGCCTTATTTCTATCCCATTTATTTTGCTGCATTTATGATTGCTTATTTTATTATCTTTTACTTAACAGAGCGGTTAGTTATGATTAACCTTCAGCTTCAAGAAACAGTTTATTTAGAAAAGTTGTCTGTGGCAGGGAAAATGGCAGCGGCGATTGCGCATGAAATTCGAAATCCTTTAACAACGATTAAAGGACTTCTGCAGTTTATTTCAAGTGACACTGAGGATGTTAAAGTGAAAAATTATGCTCCACTCATGCTTGAAGAAGTTGAACGAACCAATAAAATTATTACGGACTACTTGATGCTAATTAAACCAACTAAAGATAATTATGAACAGGTTGATTTGAACAAGGTTGTGAAAGATACAACGGCTCTAACTGAAGTACTTGCCTCTTATTATAATGTGAAAATTCATTACGAAGAAAAAGATGAATTTTTAATATGGGGGAATTCTCAAGAATTAAAACAATGCTTAATCAATTTAATTAAAAATGCGATTGAATCCATAGAAGGCGAAGGCCTTATTCTTGTTGTTTTGCAATATGGGACAAAAAAAGGTACGGTAGATATCGTGATTCGTGACAATGGGGCAGGGATGAGTGAACAAGAACTTGAGAAGATCGGTTTGCCATTTTATACAACAAAATCGAAAGGAACTGGACTCGGTACGATGATTACAAATCGATTAATTCGTAATGTTGGGGGTAAAGTTCACTATACAAGTGCCCAGGACGTGGGAACAACCGTAACCGTCACATTGCCAATTATAAAACAATAGGAGGAGTAAGATGACGTTCGATCGAAGGAAAAGCATAATGGAGGCAGCCGAAAAATCATTCTCAATGTTCGGTTACAAAGCGACAACGATGGATCAAGTTGCTAAAATTGCGAATGTAGGGAAGGGAACAATCTATAATTTCTTTAAAAATAAAGAGGAGCTGTTTAATGAAATTGTACGGGGAATGGTCATTGAACTGAAAGAACTTGCTCAAGATTCAATTCATAGAGAGGATACGTTTTTTGAAAATCTTCATCGTGCGCTTTATAGTGTATTGGAACACCGGCGGGAGCATAAGTTGGCGATAAAGCTCTCTCAAGAAGTACGCGAGATTGGAACCCCTGCAGCTATGGATGCTTTGAACCTTGTAGAAAAGGCGATCCTTCATTTTCTTGAACAAGAGATTGAACGTGGCATTTCAGATGGCGAAGTGAAAAAATGTGACCCATCTCTTGCAGCCTTTCTTATGTTTAAAATGTACATCGCGCTTATTTTTGATTGGGAAAAAACGCATCATTCCTTTAGTAAAGAAGAAATTGCAAATCACCTTGAATTTTATATGATGAGTGGAATTAAGACGGATGAGCAGTAGTGAAACTAAAGTAAGCTACTGCTATTGCTATTCTAAATAAAGGGTGATATATTATCTCTTGTAGCAAAAAAATGACTGAATTGAAAAATTGGTCACATCAATTGTACTCAATAATAAGTACAGAACAGTCTTTTTTTTTGGGATGAAATGACCATATGAGATAAATAGTCAATTAGACAGGGGGATAAACATGAAGAAGTCATCAAAACAATTTCGCTCTGAATGGGCGTCATTGCTTAAGAATAAAAAAATCTTAATTCCAGTAATTGCTGTGTTGTTTATACCGGTATTATATAGTGGCATGTTTTTATGGGCGTTCTGGGATCCATACGAAAATTTAGATCAGATTCCAGTCGCTGTTGTTAATAGCGACAGTGGGGCGGATTTTGAAGGAGAGCATCTTGAAATAGGGAATGAGCTTGTCGATAAGTTGAAAGATGAGCCTGAATTCAAGTGGGATTTTGTTGATGAAGAAGAAGCGAATAAAGGTCTTGAAGATCAAACCTACTATATGAAAATCCATATCCCAGAAGATTTTTCTGAGAAATCGACGACCGTGCTTGATGAACATCCTGATAAATTAAACTTAGAATATGTGCCAAATGAGAGTTTTAACTTTTTGGCTGGGCAAATAGGCGGAACGGCCGTTAGTGAAATCAAATCGCAAATTGCTGAGAACATCACCGAGAATTATAGTGAGCTTGTCTTTGATAAGTTTAGCGAAATAGCTGATGGCTTATCGGAAGCATCAGATGGCGCTGGTGAACTAGCTGATGGATCATCTGAGCTAAAAGTTGGTACAAAGCAGTTGAAAGATAACTTAGCATCTCTCAATGAAGGGTCAATTGAGTTAACGAATGGTATTAGTAGTGCAGAAAACGGATCCATTGATCTGGCAAACGGCATTAGCAAGGTAAATCAAGGTACAACCGATTTATTAAATGGTTTAAAAGAAAAACAACCAGAAGTTAGTGAGCTAGCTGATGGAGCTTCAAGAGTAAGTAATGGGCTTGGAGAACTTAGTAATAAAATGGGTGAATTTAAAGTTGGACAAGAAGAACTTCTTTCTGGTGTTAAAGAAAGTCGCGCTGGAACGAAGCAGTTAATGGCTGGCTTAAATCAATCTGTTTCAGAATTAGAAAATAGTTCATTACCAGAAGTTGATACAGAAGGTTTAAAACAGTCACTGACGAGTGGGGTGACGAATGCAACGGCAGTTTCTCAAGAACTGCAAGGTGTGATGGAGTCGATTCAAGCGAGTGATCAATATACGGATGAGCAAAAGCAGGCGTTAATTGGTCAACTTCAGCCGATTGCTGAAAAATCTGGTTCAGCTGCGAAGTCAGTTGGTGAAGTAGCGTCGACATTTGCTAACGTTTCAGATAAACTTTCAGGTGTATCTTCTAAAATGAATGCTTTACTAGAAGGACAGAGACAACTTGCTCAAGGTGCGAGTGGTCTTTATCAAGGACAAGGAAAACTTGAAGATGGACTCAGTGATCTTGGGGATGGTATTAATCAAGCAGAGGCTGGAATTGCTCAGCTTCAAGATGGCGCAACGCGGGTTGCAGATGGTAACAATACTGTAGCAACTGGTTGGAACACCATGATTGATAATGTCGGCACACTTAACTCTGGAATGAATGAACTATCTAGTGGTTCACAAGAGCTTGCGAGTGGGTTATCAGAATTAGAAGGTGGTTCGTCTGAGTTATCATCCGGTGCAGGTCAATTGGCTGATGGATCTAAAGAACTTGACAGTGGAGCGCAGAGATTAACAGATGGTACAACAGAGCTTCGTGATAAACTAGGCGAAGCGGCAGAGGAAACTTCTAATACTAATGCCGATGATGAGACTTATAATATGTTTGCTGATCCAGTTAATGTAGATACAGAAGCTGTTTCAGGCGTACCAAACTACGGAACCGGATTTGCACCTTACTTTCTTTCCCTTGGTCTGTTTGTAGGAGCACTTCTAATGTCCATTGTGTTCCCGCTTCGTGATCCAGCAGGAACGCCACGAACTGCAATCGGATGGTTTATGAGTAAATACGGTATTTTATTAGTGGTTGGAGTGATTCAAGCGCTTGTCTCTGATGCTGTTCTCTTATATGCATTGCAGATTGAAGTACAGAGTGTACCATTATTCTTACTATTCTCTATCGTATCAAGTCTAGCTTATATGACGTTGATTCAGTTCTTTGTTACGACATTAGGAGATCCAGGACGATTTGTGGCAATCATTATCTTGATCTTACAATTAACTACGAGTGCCGGAACGTTCCCACTTGAGTTAATTCCTGAAGGATTACAAGTGTTTAATACGTGGTTGCCAATGACGTATACTGTTTCAG contains:
- the hemY gene encoding protoporphyrinogen oxidase; protein product: MNKQTKKIVIIGGGITGLTAAYYLQKEMRNAQLPYEITLLEGTDRLGGKIQTDTTNGFVIERGPDSFLARKESAARLVKEVGMGDQLVPNSTGQAFVLNNDQLYPIPGGAVMGIPTELSPFISTKLFSLKGKSRAAGDLILPRADNGDADQSLGLFFRRRLGNEVVENLIEPLLSGIYAGDIDKLSLMSTFPQFSEVEKKYRSLILGMKKTTPPSRRSTGKKKPAFLTVKSGLQSFVRTLEEQLTDVHIRKSVKVDQIQRNQDSYSLLTTSGEELMADSIIITTPHQQVFHMLREHEEVAPLQEMPSTTVATVAMAFPEEAIKKAMDGTGFVVSRNADYTITACTWTHRKWEHAAPKGKVLLRCYVGRAGKEEIVDKSDEEIVQTVLNDLNQIMEIEGHPEFYRITRWRQSMPQYEVGHRERIDQVIKGIQQKMPGVFLAGASYNGVGLPDCIDQGEEAVTSVQNYLK
- a CDS encoding ATP-binding protein gives rise to the protein MLEMARPLLVNIAMLFSVLFIWNMVMPFTRASSINLKEKLIYGAISSVMALLCMLFPLEKFGDTVFDLRVVPLILVTLYGGKLPGIICTLTISTGRLWMGGENAWVGVLIAVIGFIIASGFGPYFRKSIRKWKGILFTGGVFILSYIVILILFLDPLQPYFYPIYFAAFMIAYFIIFYLTERLVMINLQLQETVYLEKLSVAGKMAAAIAHEIRNPLTTIKGLLQFISSDTEDVKVKNYAPLMLEEVERTNKIITDYLMLIKPTKDNYEQVDLNKVVKDTTALTEVLASYYNVKIHYEEKDEFLIWGNSQELKQCLINLIKNAIESIEGEGLILVVLQYGTKKGTVDIVIRDNGAGMSEQELEKIGLPFYTTKSKGTGLGTMITNRLIRNVGGKVHYTSAQDVGTTVTVTLPIIKQ
- a CDS encoding TetR/AcrR family transcriptional regulator, coding for MTFDRRKSIMEAAEKSFSMFGYKATTMDQVAKIANVGKGTIYNFFKNKEELFNEIVRGMVIELKELAQDSIHREDTFFENLHRALYSVLEHRREHKLAIKLSQEVREIGTPAAMDALNLVEKAILHFLEQEIERGISDGEVKKCDPSLAAFLMFKMYIALIFDWEKTHHSFSKEEIANHLEFYMMSGIKTDEQ
- a CDS encoding YhgE/Pip domain-containing protein encodes the protein MKKSSKQFRSEWASLLKNKKILIPVIAVLFIPVLYSGMFLWAFWDPYENLDQIPVAVVNSDSGADFEGEHLEIGNELVDKLKDEPEFKWDFVDEEEANKGLEDQTYYMKIHIPEDFSEKSTTVLDEHPDKLNLEYVPNESFNFLAGQIGGTAVSEIKSQIAENITENYSELVFDKFSEIADGLSEASDGAGELADGSSELKVGTKQLKDNLASLNEGSIELTNGISSAENGSIDLANGISKVNQGTTDLLNGLKEKQPEVSELADGASRVSNGLGELSNKMGEFKVGQEELLSGVKESRAGTKQLMAGLNQSVSELENSSLPEVDTEGLKQSLTSGVTNATAVSQELQGVMESIQASDQYTDEQKQALIGQLQPIAEKSGSAAKSVGEVASTFANVSDKLSGVSSKMNALLEGQRQLAQGASGLYQGQGKLEDGLSDLGDGINQAEAGIAQLQDGATRVADGNNTVATGWNTMIDNVGTLNSGMNELSSGSQELASGLSELEGGSSELSSGAGQLADGSKELDSGAQRLTDGTTELRDKLGEAAEETSNTNADDETYNMFADPVNVDTEAVSGVPNYGTGFAPYFLSLGLFVGALLMSIVFPLRDPAGTPRTAIGWFMSKYGILLVVGVIQALVSDAVLLYALQIEVQSVPLFLLFSIVSSLAYMTLIQFFVTTLGDPGRFVAIIILILQLTTSAGTFPLELIPEGLQVFNTWLPMTYTVSGLKAVISSGDFAYMWQNVYVLLGFIAIFAIGTILFFFVELKKRKKQGLEPALNE